In Nitratiruptor sp. YY09-18, a single window of DNA contains:
- a CDS encoding autotransporter assembly complex family protein codes for MRRLMILLLFCLYAFGASYYIDFLGNKSFSKERLYEELGFEPSLWQKVLHKKFKPKVDEKLLPSLQDELLLFYQEQGFLDAKIEVYLQKDMAIFKITENKPVKIADITLTSNFPLQIPFKKGERFVATKFIDLKKQVHDKLLRAGYCSYDFNPKAYVYQKSHVAYIAIYLDKGKKCYIGDITIKGLQTIPKKVIFSHLYIKPHEEFNLTKIDESYKRLYSLEFFDAVRFDYSKKLNNRVFIETFLKERRKHHVYRAGLGYETDQGAIASLSYRNLNFHAHQIGLTLRYSKIERIAEVKLFTPSFKILDIYADMRDKVGYNYDKYDSFTSRSYYIDHAFLFESYKRSFKVGFAAYRYKISDTQNCIESGHYRLIYPYIELLYDKRDSKIFPRHGYYLLLKAEASKNPLSDASYIKSESELGLFYPIGENILFAKAHVGFISTSSGLPPSKFFIAGGADTNRANAYRSLYALDSRCQIGGKSLLATTLEYRFPFKNLYGALFWDRTYLAKNYNLTNYVDGVGVGILYPSPVGTISAYFGIDPNNFSQSQLLLSIGANF; via the coding sequence ATGCGACGATTAATGATTTTACTTCTTTTTTGTCTCTATGCTTTTGGAGCAAGCTACTATATAGATTTTTTGGGAAACAAGAGCTTTAGTAAAGAGAGGCTCTACGAAGAGCTAGGATTTGAGCCATCTCTTTGGCAAAAAGTTTTGCATAAAAAATTCAAACCCAAAGTAGATGAGAAACTCCTGCCCTCACTCCAAGATGAGCTCCTGCTCTTTTACCAAGAGCAAGGATTCCTCGATGCAAAAATTGAGGTCTATTTGCAAAAAGATATGGCTATTTTTAAAATTACAGAAAACAAGCCTGTAAAAATTGCTGATATTACACTCACTTCCAATTTTCCATTACAAATTCCTTTCAAAAAGGGTGAGCGCTTTGTGGCTACAAAATTTATAGATTTAAAAAAGCAGGTGCATGATAAACTCCTTCGAGCAGGTTACTGCAGCTATGATTTCAACCCCAAAGCCTATGTCTACCAAAAGAGCCATGTAGCATATATCGCTATCTATCTTGATAAAGGGAAAAAATGCTATATTGGAGATATTACAATCAAAGGATTGCAGACAATTCCCAAAAAGGTCATCTTCTCTCACCTCTACATAAAACCGCACGAAGAGTTTAACCTCACCAAGATTGATGAGAGCTACAAGAGGCTCTACTCTCTTGAATTTTTTGATGCAGTGCGATTTGATTACTCAAAAAAGCTCAACAACCGTGTCTTTATAGAAACCTTTCTCAAAGAGCGGCGCAAGCACCATGTATACCGCGCAGGTCTTGGGTATGAGACAGACCAGGGAGCTATCGCTTCGCTTTCATATCGCAACCTCAATTTCCATGCGCATCAAATTGGCCTTACGCTTCGCTACTCAAAGATTGAGCGCATAGCTGAAGTCAAACTCTTTACACCAAGTTTTAAAATCTTAGATATCTATGCAGATATGAGAGATAAAGTTGGCTATAACTATGATAAATATGATAGTTTTACTTCCCGAAGCTACTACATAGATCATGCATTTTTGTTTGAGAGCTACAAGAGATCTTTCAAAGTTGGTTTCGCAGCATACCGCTATAAAATCAGCGATACCCAAAACTGTATAGAAAGTGGCCACTACAGACTTATCTATCCCTATATCGAGTTGCTTTACGACAAGCGCGACTCCAAAATCTTCCCACGGCACGGGTACTATCTCTTGCTCAAAGCTGAAGCTTCAAAAAATCCTCTCTCTGATGCAAGCTACATCAAAAGCGAATCAGAGCTTGGCCTCTTTTATCCAATTGGAGAAAATATTCTTTTTGCCAAAGCGCATGTTGGATTTATAAGCACGAGTAGTGGTCTACCACCAAGCAAATTTTTCATAGCAGGCGGAGCAGATACCAACCGTGCTAATGCCTATCGCTCTCTTTATGCTCTTGATAGTAGGTGCCAGATCGGTGGCAAATCGCTTCTAGCTACTACACTAGAATATAGATTCCCATTCAAAAATCTCTACGGGGCTCTTTTTTGGGATCGCACTTATTTAGCCAAAAACTATAACCTTACAAACTATGTAGATGGTGTAGGAGTTGGTATACTCTATCCAAGTCCAGTAGGTACTATAAGTGCTTATTTTGGTATCGATCCTAACAACTTCTCTCAAAGTCAACTATTACTCTCTATTGGAGCAAACTTTTGA
- a CDS encoding diacylglycerol kinase has translation MRNQPKYHLFKNARYALSGLIAALKQEMSFRIEVFLFIILSIAFWMLPLPLSQRAILQFSLFLPLIVELLNSAIERVVDLAMPDIHPLAKEAKDMGAAAVMLSLFATLCLWLYVALKQI, from the coding sequence ATGAGAAATCAACCCAAATATCATCTTTTTAAAAATGCTCGCTACGCCTTAAGCGGCCTCATTGCAGCACTTAAGCAAGAGATGAGTTTTCGTATAGAAGTGTTTCTATTTATTATTTTAAGTATTGCTTTTTGGATGCTCCCTCTACCACTATCTCAAAGAGCTATTTTACAATTTTCACTCTTTTTGCCTCTTATAGTAGAGCTACTCAATAGCGCAATTGAACGTGTGGTAGATCTTGCAATGCCTGATATCCATCCTCTTGCTAAAGAGGCTAAAGATATGGGAGCTGCGGCAGTCATGCTCTCACTATTTGCTACACTCTGTCTCTGGCTCTATGTCGCGCTCAAACAAATATGA
- a CDS encoding SOS response-associated peptidase family protein — MDTKSAFRKPFMRQRCIVPANGFYEW; from the coding sequence ATCGATACCAAGTCAGCATTTCGCAAACCCTTCATGCGCCAGCGCTGCATTGTTCCAGCCAATGGCTTCTATGAATGGTAA
- a CDS encoding translocation/assembly module TamB domain-containing protein — MRWLARIVEFLLVITLVLFFAESRWHTFSHLLDEFLQQQGVTLSWHLRSPFTIELDNIRYQNLPVAKRVVINYRILPLLHKKLIIKKAIIEGLDIESITKIKPPKQKKSKKGLDFSWQINKLIADATFKEYRFKLQASKITQESGFIDKLIAQSPKLGKVVAKGKYSNNRLRLAGKLQLKKFNPHLQLQPIPFSLSLTQKGINFTLKPRTIKYEQLLISRGIIEGFYDYKKLHATIKAPLLWQKTKANVVAKVFYNKELSYTFEANVTNPALPIPLTQKVYQKLSLTGRGDLHRVESNISSPLFDAKLVLKDFRDFTLQTSKIAMHELNETLPQDGWLMLQAQGNIHRVALHTQSNYFKLAAKLEKNKVEGDLKFLRKYKDFNLPALNPIRFITTSQKTHIVTNLGSIDLYKNLTGSIKIANATITIKKERQTLTLDASIKSLKHFIDAMKNLYPISLNNLDAECVAHGSYDTKAKHFTLHIQVQSIKSKKLNPFEFLQIDMHGSMQKVIIDYYSFVYNHHGFYATKPSYIYIDDKIRLAPLWFEDSIKITGWIDPSRLDAKLAISSPDYTYSSSEGKARVQLSLRALMQKGLVDIEGDLKLKNGYITYQPKKFHTVEDKDIIIVDKEVKQNTFIKDKVALDIHITAKNPIIYKIPDLYVLFKPDVTIYKEYQKPLQLLGVVQIIRGNYKLSGGDISFMPSTVSFYGPPTNPLLEIHGKTRRDRYTIFIDIMGDVENPIVQFDSDPYLPQNQILSMIAFGSGSQGAISKLLGGSRLGSLLSNFFVKDLLENFGIKLDKLSLVTQNGRVGFEIGKRISDKITILYKNDEISTLIIRYRINNHFESEAIFGPSKSGVHIYYQNTK; from the coding sequence TTGAGGTGGCTAGCCAGAATTGTCGAATTTTTGCTCGTCATAACTCTTGTACTTTTTTTTGCCGAGAGCCGCTGGCATACCTTTTCTCATCTTTTAGATGAATTTTTACAGCAGCAAGGAGTCACCCTCTCGTGGCATCTTCGCTCTCCTTTTACAATAGAGCTAGACAATATCCGCTACCAAAACCTCCCCGTTGCCAAAAGAGTAGTGATCAACTACCGCATCTTGCCACTGCTGCATAAAAAGCTCATCATCAAAAAAGCCATCATCGAAGGGCTTGATATAGAGAGCATTACAAAAATTAAGCCACCCAAACAAAAAAAGAGCAAAAAAGGTTTGGACTTTTCATGGCAGATCAATAAACTCATTGCAGATGCAACATTTAAAGAGTATCGCTTCAAACTGCAAGCTTCAAAAATTACACAAGAGAGTGGCTTTATAGATAAGCTCATTGCGCAAAGTCCTAAGCTTGGCAAAGTAGTCGCAAAAGGAAAATATAGCAACAATCGTTTGAGGCTCGCAGGAAAACTGCAACTTAAAAAGTTTAACCCTCATTTGCAATTGCAACCTATCCCCTTCTCTCTATCTCTTACACAAAAAGGTATTAATTTTACTCTCAAACCACGTACTATCAAATATGAACAACTGTTAATATCAAGAGGTATCATAGAAGGATTTTATGATTACAAAAAACTCCATGCAACTATCAAAGCTCCGCTATTATGGCAAAAAACAAAAGCTAACGTTGTGGCAAAAGTGTTCTATAATAAAGAACTCTCCTACACCTTTGAAGCCAATGTCACCAATCCTGCTTTGCCAATTCCTCTTACGCAAAAAGTATATCAAAAGCTCTCTTTGACAGGTAGAGGAGATCTTCATAGAGTAGAGTCAAATATCTCTTCACCACTCTTTGATGCAAAACTGGTGCTCAAAGATTTTAGAGATTTCACTCTTCAAACCTCCAAAATCGCTATGCATGAACTCAATGAAACTCTCCCACAAGATGGATGGCTGATGCTGCAAGCACAAGGAAATATACATAGAGTTGCTCTCCATACTCAGTCAAACTATTTCAAACTTGCTGCAAAATTAGAAAAGAATAAAGTCGAAGGAGATCTCAAATTCCTTCGCAAATACAAAGATTTCAACCTCCCAGCTCTCAATCCTATTCGCTTCATAACGACATCCCAAAAGACTCACATAGTCACGAATCTTGGCTCGATAGATCTCTATAAAAATCTTACCGGAAGTATCAAGATAGCAAATGCAACTATTACTATCAAAAAAGAGCGACAGACTCTCACGCTCGATGCATCCATCAAATCTCTCAAACACTTTATCGATGCAATGAAAAATCTCTATCCCATCTCACTCAATAATCTTGATGCAGAGTGTGTAGCTCATGGAAGTTATGATACAAAAGCTAAACATTTTACCCTCCATATCCAAGTGCAAAGTATCAAAAGTAAAAAACTCAATCCATTTGAATTTTTGCAAATAGATATGCATGGATCAATGCAAAAAGTAATCATAGACTACTACTCTTTTGTCTACAATCATCACGGATTCTATGCTACAAAACCTTCGTATATCTACATAGATGACAAGATCCGCTTAGCACCGCTATGGTTTGAAGATAGCATCAAAATTACTGGATGGATAGATCCAAGCAGGCTCGATGCCAAGCTAGCAATTTCTAGCCCAGACTACACCTATTCATCATCTGAGGGGAAAGCAAGAGTTCAACTTTCACTACGAGCTTTGATGCAAAAAGGTCTTGTAGATATTGAAGGGGATCTAAAACTCAAAAACGGCTACATCACCTATCAGCCTAAAAAATTTCATACTGTAGAAGACAAAGATATCATCATTGTCGATAAAGAGGTAAAGCAAAATACTTTTATTAAAGATAAAGTTGCTCTCGATATTCACATCACAGCAAAAAATCCAATCATCTACAAAATTCCAGACCTCTATGTGCTCTTCAAGCCTGATGTAACAATCTACAAAGAGTATCAAAAACCTCTCCAGCTGCTTGGAGTTGTCCAAATAATTCGTGGAAACTATAAACTTAGTGGCGGAGATATCTCCTTTATGCCTTCAACAGTGAGCTTCTATGGCCCTCCTACAAATCCGCTGCTCGAAATTCATGGCAAGACAAGAAGAGATCGTTATACAATCTTCATCGATATCATGGGAGATGTGGAAAATCCAATTGTGCAGTTTGATAGTGATCCATATCTGCCGCAAAATCAGATCCTCTCTATGATAGCCTTTGGATCTGGAAGCCAAGGTGCAATAAGCAAGCTCCTAGGAGGCAGTAGACTTGGATCGCTACTTTCTAATTTCTTTGTCAAAGATCTTTTGGAAAATTTTGGTATAAAGCTTGATAAACTCTCCCTTGTAACACAAAATGGTAGAGTTGGGTTTGAGATTGGCAAACGTATCAGTGATAAGATCACGATTCTTTATAAAAACGATGAGATCTCTACACTTATCATCCGCTACCGCATCAACAACCACTTTGAATCTGAAGCGATCTTTGGACCTTCAAAGAGTGGTGTGCATATCTATTATCAAAATACTAAATAG
- a CDS encoding 7-cyano-7-deazaguanine synthase → MSKIRALALFSGGLDSLLAMKLLIEQGIEVIGLHFDTGFGGKAEEEKQKYLQDIAKKIGAKLEIVNIRDQFIQEILFDPKYGYGKNFNPCIDCHANMIRIAKALLPKYDAHFIISGEVVGQRPMSQRFDALKKVENLSSADGFILRPLSAKLLPPTIPEQKGWVNRKKLLGISGRSREVQMELAKKWGIENYESPSGGCLLTDEHFSKKIKDHITYDTFDVEDIDVLKWGRHFRLPDGAKLVVSRNQEENEKIKNIHQTKYILFTLPLPGPVSLLHKNASKKDKELAVKIALTYSKARPEESYEVVIGDKRVTASPFPSKAEAQRYLIK, encoded by the coding sequence TTGAGTAAAATTCGTGCATTAGCCCTCTTTAGTGGAGGGCTGGATAGTCTTTTGGCTATGAAACTACTTATAGAGCAAGGTATAGAGGTAATAGGTCTGCATTTTGATACAGGTTTTGGAGGGAAAGCTGAAGAGGAGAAGCAAAAGTATCTTCAAGATATTGCTAAAAAAATAGGAGCAAAACTAGAGATAGTCAATATACGCGACCAATTCATCCAAGAGATTTTGTTTGATCCAAAGTATGGCTATGGCAAAAACTTTAATCCATGTATCGACTGCCATGCCAATATGATTCGTATAGCAAAAGCGCTGCTGCCTAAATATGATGCACATTTTATCATAAGTGGTGAAGTGGTTGGACAGCGACCAATGAGTCAGCGCTTTGATGCACTCAAAAAGGTAGAGAATCTCTCTAGTGCAGATGGTTTTATCCTTAGACCCCTCAGTGCAAAACTCCTCCCTCCAACAATTCCAGAGCAAAAAGGGTGGGTAAATAGAAAGAAACTCCTAGGTATTAGTGGGCGCAGTCGCGAAGTGCAGATGGAGCTAGCCAAAAAGTGGGGAATAGAAAATTATGAGAGTCCAAGTGGAGGATGCTTGCTTACTGATGAACACTTTAGCAAAAAGATAAAAGATCATATCACTTATGATACTTTTGATGTAGAGGATATCGATGTGCTCAAGTGGGGACGCCACTTTCGCTTGCCAGATGGTGCTAAGCTTGTAGTGAGTCGCAATCAAGAGGAGAATGAAAAAATCAAAAACATACATCAAACCAAATATATACTCTTTACTCTTCCTCTTCCAGGGCCAGTAAGCCTCCTACACAAAAATGCATCAAAAAAAGACAAAGAGTTGGCTGTTAAGATTGCACTGACATACTCTAAAGCAAGGCCTGAAGAGAGCTATGAAGTAGTGATAGGAGATAAGAGAGTCACAGCTTCTCCATTCCCAAGCAAAGCTGAAGCACAAAGGTATCTTATCAAATGA
- the rnhA gene encoding ribonuclease HI produces the protein MKRVLLFSDGSSLGNPGPGGYCAILRYKDTEKVISGGEPHTTNNRMELRAVIEGLKALKEPCVVDIYSDSNYVVQAINQWLAGWIKKDFKNVKNPDLWKEFLEVAKPHKIRAFWVKGHAGHEENERCDKIARQMAQNQKA, from the coding sequence ATGAAGAGAGTTTTGCTTTTTAGTGACGGATCGAGCCTGGGCAATCCTGGCCCTGGCGGATACTGCGCAATTTTGCGCTATAAAGATACCGAAAAGGTTATAAGTGGAGGTGAGCCCCACACTACCAATAACCGCATGGAACTTAGAGCCGTCATAGAAGGGCTCAAAGCTCTCAAAGAGCCTTGCGTAGTAGATATCTACAGTGATTCAAACTATGTAGTGCAAGCAATCAATCAGTGGCTAGCGGGCTGGATCAAGAAAGATTTCAAAAATGTCAAAAATCCTGATCTGTGGAAAGAATTTCTAGAGGTTGCAAAACCGCATAAAATTAGAGCCTTCTGGGTCAAAGGTCATGCAGGGCATGAAGAGAATGAAAGATGTGATAAAATAGCAAGACAAATGGCACAAAATCAAAAAGCATAA
- a CDS encoding patatin-like phospholipase family protein encodes MKVAVALSGGGARCAAQLGYIEVLQSKFSLHIESLSGSSAGAIVAAFLAKGLQPAAIMDTLLSFPYHKIKFNFFRGTLWTLEPVLEELENLGLRSFDELQKTLYITLTPYDNCKPAYKTSGNLARSVLASSALLPLFAPITIDGQKYIDGGFCDNLPITPLKKHRLFTIAINVNPTQNIKFPFSFFGNFKRAGFLLLNSNIRSSIPLADKYIEILECQNFGILERKKLETIYDAGKAQAYKDLEEWEKIFMKNS; translated from the coding sequence ATGAAAGTCGCAGTAGCTCTGAGTGGAGGAGGTGCACGTTGCGCCGCTCAGCTTGGATACATAGAAGTACTGCAGTCAAAATTTTCCCTTCACATTGAATCTCTCAGTGGAAGTAGTGCAGGTGCAATCGTAGCAGCCTTTTTGGCAAAAGGCCTCCAGCCAGCTGCAATTATGGATACTCTCCTCTCGTTCCCCTACCACAAAATCAAGTTCAATTTTTTTCGAGGCACTTTGTGGACTTTAGAGCCTGTGCTAGAGGAGCTTGAAAACTTAGGGCTTAGAAGCTTTGATGAGCTGCAAAAAACTCTCTATATCACACTCACTCCCTATGATAATTGCAAACCTGCCTACAAAACCAGTGGTAATCTTGCCAGATCAGTACTTGCTTCATCCGCCCTATTGCCACTCTTTGCTCCAATTACAATAGATGGACAAAAGTATATTGATGGAGGGTTTTGTGATAATCTCCCAATCACTCCTTTGAAAAAACATAGACTCTTTACAATCGCAATAAACGTCAATCCAACACAAAATATCAAATTTCCATTTTCTTTTTTTGGCAATTTCAAACGTGCTGGCTTCTTGCTGCTCAACTCCAACATCCGCTCTTCCATCCCTCTAGCAGATAAATATATAGAAATTTTGGAGTGCCAAAATTTTGGTATACTTGAGAGGAAAAAGCTCGAGACGATCTATGACGCAGGAAAAGCACAAGCCTACAAGGATTTGGAAGAATGGGAAAAAATTTTTATGAAAAACTCCTAG
- the hemJ gene encoding protoporphyrinogen oxidase HemJ — translation MEYYLWIKAFHVISIISWMAMLFYLPRLFVYHAEHQNNAGFVEIVKIQEHKLYYFIGVPAFWASILSGGAMIALNPSLFQSGIWLHIKLTAALLLIIYHFSLRYFLKQFANDQCTKSGKFFRFYNEVPTLLMIIIVIMAVVKPL, via the coding sequence ATGGAGTATTATCTTTGGATCAAAGCTTTTCATGTTATAAGTATTATCAGCTGGATGGCAATGCTTTTTTATCTTCCAAGACTCTTCGTCTACCATGCTGAACACCAAAACAATGCTGGGTTTGTAGAAATTGTCAAAATCCAAGAGCATAAACTCTACTACTTCATCGGAGTACCGGCTTTTTGGGCAAGTATTTTGAGTGGTGGAGCGATGATTGCACTCAATCCATCGCTCTTTCAAAGCGGCATATGGCTCCATATCAAACTCACTGCAGCCCTTTTGCTCATCATCTACCATTTTAGCTTACGCTATTTTCTCAAACAGTTTGCAAACGACCAGTGCACCAAAAGTGGGAAATTTTTTAGATTTTATAACGAAGTCCCCACTCTCTTGATGATAATCATAGTCATCATGGCTGTAGTCAAACCTCTATGA
- a CDS encoding zinc-dependent peptidase, which produces MDYYLLLLSLFGFILFAYVLYQLYLYLVTDARYHLLKTLSYFPKRYEAILLKEFPFYLKIPPQLQRRLKACILTFIKEKEFIGRGVNIDEEKRVIIAANACLLTIGHDRCEYKHVKSIFIYPEAVFKKEKIEQGWIVTEQDQVLLGEAWQGGEVILSWKDVLAGDLNPHNGKNVALHEFAHQLDMADGVADGTPPLPLKLYKKWAQIMTKEYKKLHNELKHHHKSFLDPYAATNAAEFFAVATEYFFEKPKKLQKEEPQLYEILKEYYNLDPASWE; this is translated from the coding sequence ATGGACTATTATCTGCTACTTTTGTCCCTTTTTGGGTTTATTCTTTTTGCATATGTTCTCTATCAGCTCTATCTCTATCTAGTAACTGATGCAAGATACCATCTACTCAAAACTCTTAGCTATTTCCCTAAAAGATATGAAGCGATTCTTCTCAAAGAGTTTCCTTTCTACCTAAAGATCCCTCCCCAGCTACAAAGGAGGCTCAAAGCCTGCATCCTTACTTTCATCAAAGAAAAAGAGTTCATCGGTAGAGGTGTAAACATAGATGAAGAGAAGAGAGTGATCATTGCAGCCAATGCATGCTTGCTTACGATTGGACACGATAGATGCGAATATAAGCATGTCAAATCGATTTTTATCTATCCTGAAGCAGTTTTTAAAAAAGAGAAAATAGAGCAGGGATGGATAGTCACAGAACAAGATCAAGTACTTTTGGGAGAGGCGTGGCAAGGTGGAGAAGTGATTCTTAGCTGGAAGGATGTGCTCGCAGGCGATCTCAATCCACATAATGGCAAAAATGTAGCACTCCATGAGTTTGCCCATCAGCTCGATATGGCAGATGGAGTTGCAGATGGTACACCTCCACTCCCTCTGAAGCTTTATAAAAAATGGGCACAGATTATGACAAAAGAGTATAAAAAACTTCACAATGAACTCAAACACCACCACAAAAGCTTTCTCGACCCTTATGCAGCCACAAATGCAGCAGAGTTTTTCGCAGTAGCTACTGAATACTTTTTCGAAAAACCAAAAAAGCTCCAAAAAGAGGAGCCCCAGCTCTATGAGATCCTAAAAGAATACTACAATCTCGATCCAGCTTCCTGGGAGTAA
- a CDS encoding pyridoxamine 5'-phosphate oxidase family protein produces MQEKIVQFLQSNHILALATCDDEVYAASCFYVFDKDALALIFASDPQTHHMQQIAKNQKVAGAIHLCENKVHKIQGVQFKGVVCKASKEQESLYLDTFPLSRVMQPTLWAIELTWVKMTDNTLGFKTKITWSR; encoded by the coding sequence ATGCAAGAAAAAATTGTGCAATTTTTGCAAAGCAACCATATTCTCGCTTTGGCTACATGTGACGATGAGGTTTATGCTGCAAGCTGTTTTTATGTATTTGACAAAGATGCGTTAGCTCTCATTTTTGCAAGCGACCCTCAAACACACCATATGCAACAAATTGCAAAAAATCAAAAAGTGGCAGGAGCTATACATCTTTGTGAAAATAAGGTTCACAAGATCCAAGGAGTGCAGTTTAAAGGTGTTGTTTGCAAAGCTTCCAAGGAGCAAGAGAGTCTCTATCTTGATACTTTTCCTCTATCTAGAGTGATGCAACCAACCCTTTGGGCTATTGAGCTTACATGGGTGAAGATGACAGATAATACTTTGGGATTTAAGACCAAAATCACTTGGTCTCGATGA
- a CDS encoding DUF2267 domain-containing protein, with protein MHFEKDMQKTREFLKEFAQYAQLENIQQADRVVRAILRVLRRRIAPQEFLDLLAQLPLCIKAVGVEGWRLSEFPDKSIRKVDSFIDAVMREDPGAQKDFGDNPKRAKEIVRAFFAFLKQHISEGEIKDVAAELPEDLQKFVEAA; from the coding sequence ATGCATTTTGAAAAAGATATGCAAAAAACAAGGGAGTTTCTTAAAGAGTTTGCGCAATATGCACAGTTGGAAAATATACAACAAGCAGATAGAGTTGTGCGTGCTATTTTGAGAGTATTACGAAGGAGAATTGCTCCGCAGGAATTTCTTGATTTGCTGGCACAATTGCCATTGTGTATCAAAGCTGTTGGAGTAGAAGGTTGGAGACTTAGTGAGTTTCCGGACAAATCTATAAGAAAAGTTGATAGTTTTATAGATGCAGTTATGCGAGAAGACCCGGGTGCACAAAAGGATTTTGGAGATAATCCAAAGAGAGCCAAAGAGATTGTAAGAGCATTTTTCGCCTTTTTAAAGCAACATATAAGTGAAGGTGAAATCAAAGACGTCGCTGCAGAGCTTCCTGAAGATTTGCAAAAATTCGTTGAGGCAGCGTAA
- the dnaG gene encoding DNA primase: MIDKASIEQLKNIVDIVDVIGNYIELKKAGTNYKALCPFHNEDTPSFVVSPAKQIYHCFGCGAGGDAIKFVMDYEKLSYPEAIEKLASMYNFSLVHTQGQSSLAPLFKALEEINKFYKSNLLHNQQALGYLKERGVSSVSIEKFSLGYAPDSASQLAYLKSHLIPFQDALQAGILAQEGERVYARMIERITFPIFSPKGALVGFGGRTITNHPAKYLNSPETKLFHKSKILYGYHIAKEQIFKKKLIIVCEGYMDVVMLHQGGFDTAVATLGTALTAGHLPLLTRGEPRVILAYDGDKAGINAALKASKLLSSHDIDGGVVIFPQGLDPADMVVQGKQSELHELFSHPQPFIQFVLETITKTYDLQNPKEKQKALFEGIEYLKTLPPLVAEEYRDYLAALLNILPSKVQLQPKKQQTTQPASLETRDAKELSIIKTMLVHPYLIDTVLDIIDIKHIIYHKEEFRLALEQNLEHPKIREILLDDGIITFDEENLHKELLVFLIKYYENKIKQLTHSNIPFEQKSYLIRKYKENIIKLKRGEMIIE, from the coding sequence ATGATAGATAAAGCCTCAATCGAACAACTTAAAAACATCGTTGATATTGTCGATGTAATAGGCAATTATATAGAACTCAAAAAGGCTGGCACCAACTACAAGGCTTTGTGCCCCTTTCACAATGAAGATACACCTAGTTTCGTAGTTTCCCCTGCTAAGCAGATATACCACTGCTTTGGATGTGGTGCCGGGGGCGATGCAATAAAGTTTGTGATGGATTATGAGAAGCTCTCCTACCCTGAAGCCATTGAAAAACTTGCCTCTATGTACAACTTCTCTTTGGTACATACCCAGGGCCAAAGCTCTCTTGCACCGCTTTTTAAAGCTTTGGAAGAGATAAATAAGTTTTACAAATCAAATCTTTTGCACAATCAACAAGCTCTTGGCTACCTCAAGGAGAGAGGGGTCAGCAGTGTGAGTATCGAAAAATTCTCCCTCGGCTACGCGCCAGATTCAGCCAGTCAGCTAGCATATCTCAAATCTCACCTCATCCCTTTTCAAGATGCCTTGCAGGCTGGTATATTGGCACAAGAAGGGGAGAGAGTCTATGCCCGTATGATAGAGCGCATCACTTTTCCTATATTTTCGCCAAAAGGTGCTCTTGTTGGTTTTGGTGGACGCACCATCACCAACCATCCTGCTAAATACCTCAACTCACCTGAGACCAAACTCTTCCACAAATCAAAAATCCTCTACGGCTACCATATAGCAAAAGAGCAGATATTTAAAAAGAAGCTGATAATCGTATGTGAAGGGTATATGGATGTGGTAATGCTCCATCAAGGAGGCTTTGATACAGCTGTAGCAACGCTTGGCACTGCTCTTACTGCCGGGCACCTTCCGCTTCTTACGCGGGGTGAGCCTAGAGTAATTCTCGCGTATGACGGGGACAAAGCTGGGATCAACGCTGCTCTCAAAGCCTCTAAGCTACTTAGCTCCCACGATATTGACGGGGGAGTTGTGATCTTTCCGCAAGGACTCGATCCTGCTGACATGGTGGTACAAGGAAAACAGAGCGAACTGCATGAGCTTTTTTCTCATCCACAACCATTTATACAATTTGTCTTGGAAACTATTACAAAAACATACGATTTGCAAAATCCAAAAGAGAAGCAAAAGGCACTCTTTGAAGGTATAGAGTATCTCAAAACTCTCCCTCCATTGGTCGCTGAAGAGTATCGTGACTATCTCGCTGCACTTTTAAATATTTTGCCCTCAAAAGTACAGCTACAGCCTAAAAAGCAGCAAACTACCCAACCAGCTTCTCTCGAGACTCGTGATGCCAAGGAGCTTAGCATTATCAAAACGATGCTTGTACACCCGTATCTCATCGATACAGTACTTGATATTATAGATATCAAACATATCATCTACCATAAAGAGGAGTTTCGCCTAGCTTTAGAGCAAAACCTTGAACATCCAAAAATTCGTGAAATCTTGCTTGATGATGGAATTATTACATTTGATGAGGAAAATCTCCATAAAGAACTATTAGTTTTTTTGATAAAATACTATGAAAATAAGATCAAGCAGTTAACCCATTCAAACATACCATTTGAGCAAAAAAGCTATCTGATTCGCAAATACAAAGAGAATATTATAAAACTTAAAAGAGGAGAGATGATCATTGAGTAA